The proteins below are encoded in one region of Alkalinema sp. FACHB-956:
- a CDS encoding STAS domain-containing protein codes for MQSVLTRPQGAVIRPQGSVIAATASELHSQLTQAVLSNHCDALVVDMSQVESLDSAGLMALVSTLHLAQKENKRFTLCALPAPIRIIFELSQLDRAFEILDHPSTFEAMAA; via the coding sequence ATGCAGAGCGTACTCACCCGTCCCCAAGGAGCTGTCATTCGTCCCCAAGGATCTGTGATTGCAGCAACCGCATCAGAACTCCACAGCCAATTGACTCAAGCAGTTCTTTCTAATCATTGTGATGCCTTGGTTGTAGATATGAGTCAAGTTGAATCCCTCGATAGTGCAGGGTTAATGGCGCTCGTCTCTACCCTCCACCTAGCCCAAAAAGAAAACAAACGGTTCACGCTTTGTGCCTTGCCAGCCCCGATCCGGATTATTTTTGAACTGTCTCAGTTAGATCGGGCCTTTGAAATTCTTGATCATCCCTCCACCTTTGAGGCCATGGCTGCTTAA